Proteins co-encoded in one Pseudomonas beijingensis genomic window:
- the arfA gene encoding alternative ribosome rescue factor ArfA, with protein MSKKPSKHGPNKAKSIVAQPLFRSRQERPTKGKGSYRREAFQSDNWEASCFLAA; from the coding sequence ATGAGCAAAAAGCCATCCAAGCATGGCCCGAACAAGGCCAAGTCCATCGTCGCCCAACCCCTGTTCCGCAGCCGCCAGGAACGACCCACCAAGGGCAAGGGCAGCTACCGCCGCGAAGCCTTCCAGTCTGACAACTGGGAGGCTTCTTGCTTTCTGGCCGCTTGA
- the mltB gene encoding lytic murein transglycosylase B: MQAMRGWSTRYAPWIGLVGFLGSASQAWAGEYEGSPQVAEFVGEMTRDYGFAGEQLMGVFREAERKQSILDAISRPAERVKQWSEYRPMFITEARIARGVDFWRQHEAALTRAEQEYGVPAQFIVSIIGVETFFGRNTGNFRVIDALSTLGFDYPPRAEFFRKELREFLLLAREEQVDPLTLKGSYAGAMGLPQFMPSSFRAYAVDFDGDGHINIWTNPTDAIGSVASYFKRHGWETGQPVVSRADVRGEQVDEGLTEGIEPTKTVGELRALGWSSHDALRDDMPVTAMRLEGEQGPEYWMGLKNFYAITRYNRSVMYAMAVYQLSEELVKARGVK; the protein is encoded by the coding sequence ATGCAAGCAATGCGTGGCTGGTCGACGCGATATGCGCCGTGGATCGGCCTGGTCGGCTTCCTCGGCAGTGCGTCGCAGGCCTGGGCCGGTGAATACGAAGGCTCGCCACAGGTGGCCGAATTCGTCGGTGAGATGACCCGCGACTACGGTTTTGCCGGTGAGCAACTGATGGGGGTGTTTCGCGAGGCCGAGCGCAAGCAGTCGATCCTCGATGCGATCTCCCGGCCTGCCGAGCGGGTCAAGCAGTGGAGCGAGTACCGGCCGATGTTCATCACCGAGGCGCGTATCGCCCGGGGCGTGGACTTCTGGCGCCAGCACGAGGCGGCACTGACCCGTGCCGAGCAGGAATACGGCGTGCCGGCCCAGTTCATTGTGTCGATCATTGGCGTCGAGACCTTCTTTGGCCGCAATACCGGGAATTTCCGGGTGATCGACGCACTGTCGACCTTGGGCTTCGATTACCCGCCGCGTGCCGAGTTCTTCCGCAAGGAGCTGCGCGAGTTTCTGCTGCTGGCCCGCGAAGAGCAGGTCGATCCGCTGACCCTCAAGGGTTCCTACGCCGGGGCCATGGGCCTGCCGCAATTCATGCCGAGCAGTTTTCGCGCCTATGCGGTGGACTTCGATGGTGATGGCCACATCAATATCTGGACCAACCCGACCGATGCCATCGGCAGTGTCGCCAGCTATTTCAAGCGTCACGGCTGGGAAACCGGCCAGCCGGTGGTCAGCCGTGCCGACGTGCGTGGCGAGCAAGTGGACGAGGGCCTGACCGAGGGCATCGAGCCGACGAAAACCGTCGGGGAGTTGCGGGCGTTGGGCTGGTCGAGTCATGATGCGCTGCGTGACGACATGCCGGTCACCGCGATGCGCCTGGAAGGCGAACAAGGCCCCGAATACTGGATGGGCCTGAAGAATTTCTACGCGATTACGCGTTATAACCGCAGCGTGATGTACGCCATGGCCGTATATCAACTGTCTGAAGAGCTGGTCAAAGCACGGGGCGTCAAATAA
- a CDS encoding S66 peptidase family protein, whose amino-acid sequence MAHTLTPHHPVPALPQEGMIGVIAPAGPAPLDTEKAIQWMHARGHELRIFPGVYEKDNYLAGSDEIRLNDLHAAFADPEIKAIICLRGGYGTPRLLDRIDFDLLRRNPKPFVGYSDITALHLAISRYAGFVTFHGPLLNADLLGDKEPPTVTSFFSLLRGQLKAGSALNHPAAYPLTTVEPGIAHGRLLGGNLSMIAATMGTPYQIDAEGVILFIEDVNEPLYRIDRLLTQLRLAGTLHKLRGVLVGDVAGVDVEALNRLLKQTFEPLRIPVVSGWRSGHCDPNLTLPMGALVTLDAGEKRLVLEQDVVVSR is encoded by the coding sequence ATGGCCCACACCTTAACCCCCCATCACCCCGTCCCAGCACTCCCTCAAGAAGGCATGATCGGAGTGATCGCCCCCGCCGGCCCCGCCCCCCTGGACACGGAAAAAGCCATCCAATGGATGCACGCAAGGGGCCATGAGCTGCGAATATTCCCCGGCGTCTACGAAAAGGACAACTACCTGGCCGGCAGCGACGAAATACGCCTCAACGACCTCCACGCCGCCTTCGCCGACCCAGAAATCAAAGCCATCATCTGCCTACGCGGCGGCTACGGCACACCAAGGCTCCTCGATCGCATCGACTTCGACCTCCTACGCCGCAACCCCAAACCATTCGTAGGCTACAGCGACATCACCGCCCTGCACCTGGCCATCAGCCGCTACGCAGGCTTCGTGACCTTCCACGGGCCGCTGCTCAACGCCGATCTGCTGGGCGACAAGGAACCCCCAACCGTCACCTCGTTTTTTAGCCTGCTGCGTGGGCAGCTGAAAGCCGGCAGCGCGCTGAACCACCCCGCCGCCTACCCATTGACCACCGTCGAGCCAGGCATCGCCCACGGACGTCTGCTGGGCGGCAACCTGTCGATGATTGCCGCGACCATGGGCACGCCTTATCAGATCGACGCTGAAGGGGTGATCCTGTTCATCGAAGACGTCAACGAGCCGCTGTATCGCATCGACCGACTGCTGACTCAGCTTCGGTTGGCCGGCACGTTGCACAAGTTGCGTGGCGTGTTGGTGGGGGATGTAGCGGGAGTTGATGTCGAGGCGTTGAACCGCTTGCTCAAGCAGACCTTCGAACCGTTGCGTATTCCGGTGGTGTCCGGCTGGCGCAGTGGGCATTGCGATCCGAACCTGACCTTACCCATGGGGGCGTTGGTGACGCTGGATGCGGGGGAGAAGCGGTTGGTGTTGGAGCAGGATGTGGTGGTCAGTCGCTAG
- the rodA gene encoding rod shape-determining protein RodA: MRRRATLLQRMHIDGPLLILLLTLAAGSLFVLYSASGKSWDLLAKQATSFGIGLVSMIVIAQLEPRFMARWVPLAYVVGVCLLVVVDIMGHNAMGATRWINIPGVIRFQPSEFLKIIMPATIAWYLAKRSLPPQLKHVCISLLLIGIPFILIVRQPDLGTSLLILAGGAFVLFMGGLRWRWILSVIAAAVPVSVAMWYFVMHDYQKQRVLTFLDPESDPLGTGWNIIQSKAAIGSGGVFGKGWLMGTQSHLDFLPESHTDFIIAVLGEEFGLVGICVLLLIYLLLIGRGLVITAQAQTLFGKLLAGSLTMTFFVYVFVNIGMVSGLLPVVGVPLPFISYGGTSLVTLLSAFGVLMSIHTHRKWIAQV, translated from the coding sequence ATGCGCCGTCGCGCCACCTTGTTGCAGCGCATGCACATCGATGGCCCGTTGCTGATCCTGCTGCTGACCCTGGCCGCGGGCAGTCTGTTCGTGCTGTATTCGGCCAGCGGCAAGAGCTGGGACCTGCTGGCCAAGCAAGCCACCTCGTTCGGCATCGGCCTGGTGTCGATGATCGTCATCGCCCAGCTCGAACCGCGGTTCATGGCGCGCTGGGTGCCACTGGCCTATGTGGTAGGGGTCTGCTTGTTGGTGGTGGTGGACATCATGGGCCACAACGCCATGGGCGCCACCCGCTGGATCAACATCCCCGGGGTGATCCGCTTCCAGCCTTCGGAGTTCCTCAAGATCATCATGCCGGCGACCATCGCCTGGTACCTGGCCAAGCGCTCCTTGCCGCCGCAGCTCAAGCATGTGTGCATCAGCCTGTTGCTGATCGGCATCCCGTTCATCCTGATCGTCCGCCAGCCGGACCTCGGCACCTCGCTGCTGATCCTGGCCGGCGGCGCGTTCGTGCTGTTCATGGGGGGGCTGCGCTGGCGCTGGATCCTCAGCGTGATCGCCGCCGCCGTGCCGGTGTCGGTGGCCATGTGGTACTTCGTGATGCACGACTACCAGAAGCAGCGGGTGCTGACCTTCCTCGACCCGGAGAGCGATCCGCTGGGCACCGGCTGGAACATTATCCAGTCCAAGGCCGCCATCGGCTCCGGCGGCGTGTTCGGCAAGGGGTGGCTGATGGGCACCCAGTCGCACCTGGACTTTTTGCCGGAAAGCCACACCGACTTCATCATCGCCGTATTGGGCGAGGAGTTCGGCCTGGTAGGCATCTGCGTGCTGCTGCTGATCTATTTATTGCTGATCGGCCGGGGGCTGGTGATCACTGCCCAGGCCCAGACGCTGTTCGGCAAATTGCTCGCGGGCAGCCTGACCATGACGTTTTTTGTTTACGTTTTCGTCAACATCGGTATGGTCAGTGGCCTGTTGCCGGTCGTGGGGGTGCCGTTGCCTTTCATTAGCTACGGAGGAACTTCGCTGGTGACACTACTGTCAGCGTTTGGGGTTTTGATGTCGATTCATACGCATCGCAAGTGGATCGCGCAGGTTTGA
- a CDS encoding lytic murein transglycosylase, giving the protein MPFCLSHRWPLRQMIVAASVVLLVACAEKPTAADAQPLQTVPTVTAPAIVPPVVPTGDDLFIAPTQTFAQWQAGFRKEALAAGIRADLFDRAFIGVSPDMSVIKADRSQPEFTRPVWEYLDGALSPLRVNKGKSLIQQNAQVLQNIEQRYGVDREALVAVWGMESNFGQFQGSKSVINSLATLAYEGRRPGFAHAQLIAALQILQQGDITPEKMLGSWAGAMGQTQFIPTTYNTHAVDFDGDGRRDIWGSSTDALASTAHYLQSSGWQRGQPWGVEVSLNEGFDYTLADGTIRKPVSEWMRLGVAEYGGLPIAPEDKQLSASLLLPAGHRGPAFLIFDNFRAILKYNNSSSYALAVGLLSKRFTDGGLVYGQWPKEDLPLSRSERIELQTLLGKHNYDAGNPDGIIGANTRKAIRGAQQSFGWPADGYPTHQLLEALRSR; this is encoded by the coding sequence ATGCCCTTCTGTCTTTCCCATCGTTGGCCACTGCGCCAAATGATTGTTGCCGCAAGCGTTGTCCTGCTTGTCGCCTGCGCCGAAAAACCTACCGCCGCCGACGCCCAACCGCTCCAGACTGTTCCCACCGTGACCGCTCCGGCCATCGTGCCGCCTGTGGTGCCCACCGGTGACGACCTGTTCATTGCGCCCACCCAGACCTTCGCGCAATGGCAGGCCGGGTTTCGCAAGGAGGCCCTGGCCGCCGGGATCCGCGCCGATTTGTTCGACCGTGCGTTTATCGGTGTCAGCCCGGACATGAGCGTGATCAAGGCCGACCGCAGCCAGCCGGAATTCACCCGCCCCGTGTGGGAATACCTCGATGGCGCGCTGTCGCCACTGCGGGTCAACAAGGGCAAGAGCCTGATCCAGCAGAACGCCCAGGTTCTGCAAAACATCGAGCAGCGTTATGGCGTCGATCGCGAAGCGCTAGTGGCGGTGTGGGGCATGGAGAGCAACTTCGGTCAGTTCCAGGGCAGCAAGTCGGTGATCAACTCCCTGGCGACCCTGGCCTACGAAGGTCGGCGCCCGGGCTTTGCTCATGCGCAATTGATCGCCGCGCTGCAGATCCTGCAACAAGGCGATATCACGCCGGAAAAAATGCTCGGCTCCTGGGCCGGCGCCATGGGCCAGACCCAGTTCATCCCCACCACCTACAACACCCATGCGGTGGATTTCGACGGCGACGGCCGCCGCGACATCTGGGGCAGCTCCACCGATGCCCTGGCCTCGACCGCGCATTACCTGCAAAGCTCCGGCTGGCAACGTGGCCAGCCGTGGGGGGTCGAGGTCTCGCTCAACGAGGGCTTCGACTACACGCTGGCCGATGGCACTATCCGCAAGCCCGTCTCTGAATGGATGCGGCTAGGCGTCGCGGAATATGGCGGCTTGCCAATCGCCCCCGAGGACAAGCAGCTCTCGGCGTCCCTGCTCTTGCCGGCCGGCCATCGCGGCCCGGCGTTCCTGATCTTTGATAACTTCCGCGCGATCCTCAAGTACAACAACTCGTCGTCCTATGCCTTGGCGGTCGGGCTTTTGTCAAAGCGCTTTACCGATGGCGGGCTGGTCTACGGCCAATGGCCCAAGGAAGACCTGCCCCTGAGCCGTAGCGAACGCATCGAACTGCAAACCCTGCTGGGCAAGCATAACTACGACGCGGGCAACCCCGACGGCATCATCGGCGCCAACACCCGCAAGGCCATCCGCGGCGCCCAGCAATCGTTCGGCTGGCCGGCGGACGGGTATCCGACGCATCAGTTGCTGGAGGCGTTGCGTAGCCGCTGA
- a CDS encoding DUF493 domain-containing protein: protein MTDEVKAPKIEFPCADYPIKVIGDTGVGFKDKIIAILEKHATVDHKTLAERQSTNGKYTTIQLHIIATGQEQLYDINSELRATGFVHMVL from the coding sequence ATGACAGACGAAGTAAAGGCGCCAAAAATCGAATTTCCCTGCGCGGATTACCCCATCAAGGTAATCGGCGACACTGGCGTAGGTTTCAAGGACAAGATCATCGCGATCCTTGAAAAACATGCCACCGTTGACCACAAGACCCTGGCCGAGCGCCAGAGTACCAACGGCAAGTACACGACGATCCAGTTGCACATCATTGCCACCGGTCAGGAACAGCTCTACGACATCAACAGCGAGCTGCGAGCGACCGGTTTCGTGCACATGGTGTTGTGA
- a CDS encoding D-alanyl-D-alanine carboxypeptidase family protein: MNITTFAKRLCLLVPLLLSPAAFAVEMMPAPPQLAAKSFVLMDASSGEVLVENNGDQRLPPASLTKLMTAYIATLEIRRGQIGENDPVTVSENAWRTGGSRMFIKVGSQVTVSDLLHGIIIQSGNDASVALAEHIAGSEDAFADMMNKTVADLGMTNSHFMNPTGLPNPEHYSSAHDMAILARAIIHEDPAHYAIYSQKEFFWNGIKQPNRNLLLWRDKTVDGLKTGHTEEAGYCMVSSAVRDGMRLIAVVFGTNSEVARAAETQKLLTYGFRFFETQTFYQKGTELAQAQVWKGSTNQVKAGLAQDLTMTLPKGQLKKLAASMTMNPQLTAPIAKGDVIGKVEVKLDDKVVHSADLIALDAVEEGGIFRRIWDSIRLFFYGLFN; this comes from the coding sequence ATGAACATCACCACCTTTGCCAAACGCCTTTGCCTGCTAGTCCCGCTGCTTCTCTCACCGGCCGCGTTCGCGGTCGAGATGATGCCGGCGCCCCCTCAATTGGCCGCCAAATCCTTTGTGCTCATGGATGCCAGCAGCGGCGAGGTGCTGGTAGAGAACAACGGTGACCAGCGCCTGCCACCGGCCAGCCTGACCAAGCTGATGACCGCCTACATCGCCACCCTGGAAATCCGTCGCGGCCAGATCGGTGAAAACGATCCGGTGACCGTCAGCGAAAACGCCTGGCGCACCGGCGGTTCGCGGATGTTCATCAAGGTCGGTTCGCAAGTGACCGTCAGCGACCTGCTGCACGGCATCATCATCCAGTCCGGTAACGACGCGAGCGTCGCCCTGGCCGAGCACATCGCCGGCAGCGAAGATGCGTTCGCCGACATGATGAACAAAACCGTGGCCGACCTGGGCATGACCAACAGCCACTTCATGAACCCCACCGGCCTGCCGAACCCTGAGCACTATTCGTCGGCTCACGACATGGCGATCCTGGCCCGGGCAATCATCCATGAAGACCCGGCGCACTACGCCATCTACTCCCAGAAGGAATTCTTCTGGAACGGCATCAAGCAGCCTAACCGCAACCTGCTGCTGTGGCGCGACAAGACTGTCGATGGCCTGAAGACCGGTCACACCGAAGAGGCTGGTTATTGCATGGTGTCTTCGGCGGTGCGTGATGGCATGCGCCTGATCGCCGTCGTCTTCGGCACCAACAGCGAAGTGGCCCGGGCCGCCGAGACCCAGAAGCTGTTGACCTACGGCTTCCGTTTCTTCGAAACCCAGACCTTCTACCAGAAGGGCACCGAATTGGCCCAGGCCCAGGTCTGGAAAGGCTCGACCAACCAGGTCAAGGCCGGCCTGGCCCAGGACCTGACCATGACCCTGCCCAAAGGCCAGCTCAAGAAGCTTGCTGCGAGCATGACCATGAACCCGCAACTGACCGCTCCCATCGCCAAGGGCGACGTGATCGGTAAAGTCGAAGTCAAACTGGACGACAAAGTGGTGCACAGCGCTGACCTGATCGCTCTGGACGCGGTCGAGGAAGGTGGTATCTTCCGCCGCATCTGGGATAGCATCCGTCTATTCTTCTACGGCTTGTTCAACTGA
- the lipB gene encoding lipoyl(octanoyl) transferase LipB, producing MPGTLGFRELGTMAYEPVWHAMQRFTNERGTTADDEVWLVEHPPVFTQGQAGKAEHLLLPGDIPVVKVDRGGQVTYHGPGQLVAYLLLDVRKLGFGVRELVTRMETCLIELLASYGVTAAAKPDAPGVYVDGAKIASLGLRIRHGCSFHGLALNVDMDLAPFRRINPCGYAGLAMTQLSEHAGSIEFAEVSARLRAQLVKHLDYAEQTTLTGGID from the coding sequence ATGCCGGGCACGCTGGGCTTTCGCGAGCTGGGCACGATGGCTTACGAGCCGGTCTGGCATGCCATGCAACGCTTCACGAACGAACGCGGCACCACCGCCGACGATGAAGTCTGGCTGGTGGAACATCCGCCGGTGTTCACCCAGGGCCAGGCCGGCAAGGCCGAGCACCTGTTGCTGCCGGGGGATATCCCGGTGGTGAAGGTCGACCGGGGCGGGCAGGTGACCTACCATGGCCCTGGCCAACTGGTCGCCTATCTGTTGTTGGATGTGCGCAAGCTGGGGTTTGGCGTGCGCGAGCTGGTCACCCGCATGGAGACGTGCCTGATCGAGCTGCTGGCCAGCTACGGTGTGACGGCGGCGGCCAAGCCGGATGCGCCGGGTGTCTACGTCGATGGGGCGAAAATTGCCTCCCTGGGTTTGCGGATCCGCCACGGCTGTTCGTTTCATGGCCTGGCGTTGAACGTGGACATGGACCTGGCGCCATTCCGACGGATTAATCCCTGTGGCTACGCAGGACTGGCGATGACCCAGTTGAGCGAACACGCAGGATCGATTGAATTTGCCGAGGTAAGTGCCCGGCTGCGCGCGCAGCTCGTCAAACACCTCGACTATGCTGAGCAGACGACCCTCACGGGCGGAATCGACTGA
- the lipA gene encoding lipoyl synthase has product MTTDAVQTMIPTLDVTERPAPRAKVEAGVKLRGAEKVARIPVKIIPTTELPKKPDWIRVRIPVSPEVDRIKALLRKHKLHSVCEEASCPNLGECFSGGTATFMIMGDICTRRCPFCDVGHGRPKPLDTNEPESLAIAIADLKLKYVVITSVDRDDLRDGGAQHFADCIREIRKLSPNVQLETLVPDYRGRMDIALEITAAEPPDVFNHNLETVPRLYKAARPGSDYQWSLTLLQRFKQMMPHIPTKSGLMLGLGETDEEVIEVMKRMREHDIDMLTLGQYLQPSRSHLPVQRFVHPDTFAWFAEEGYKMGFKNVASGPLVRSSYHADEQAKLVKAELLGS; this is encoded by the coding sequence ATGACTACTGATGCAGTGCAAACCATGATCCCGACGCTGGACGTCACCGAGCGTCCGGCCCCGCGTGCCAAGGTAGAGGCCGGCGTCAAGCTGCGCGGCGCCGAGAAGGTTGCACGCATCCCGGTCAAGATCATCCCCACCACCGAGCTGCCGAAGAAACCCGACTGGATCCGCGTGCGCATCCCGGTTTCCCCGGAAGTCGATCGCATCAAGGCGCTGTTGCGCAAGCACAAGCTGCACAGCGTCTGCGAAGAGGCCTCCTGCCCGAACCTGGGCGAGTGCTTCTCCGGCGGCACCGCCACGTTCATGATCATGGGTGACATCTGCACCCGTCGCTGCCCGTTCTGTGACGTCGGCCACGGCCGTCCGAAGCCCTTGGACACCAACGAACCGGAAAGCCTGGCCATCGCCATTGCCGACCTGAAGCTCAAGTACGTAGTCATCACCTCGGTGGACCGCGACGACCTGCGTGACGGCGGTGCCCAGCACTTTGCCGACTGCATCCGCGAGATCCGCAAGCTGTCGCCGAACGTACAGTTGGAAACCCTGGTGCCCGATTACCGTGGCCGCATGGACATCGCCCTGGAAATCACCGCCGCCGAGCCGCCGGATGTGTTCAACCACAACCTGGAAACCGTGCCGCGCCTGTACAAGGCCGCGCGCCCGGGGTCGGATTACCAGTGGTCGTTGACCTTGCTGCAGCGCTTCAAGCAGATGATGCCGCACATTCCGACCAAGTCTGGCTTGATGCTGGGCCTGGGTGAGACTGATGAGGAAGTTATCGAGGTGATGAAGCGGATGCGTGAGCATGACATCGATATGCTGACCTTGGGGCAGTACTTGCAGCCTTCGCGTAGTCACCTGCCGGTGCAGCGTTTTGTGCATCCGGATACCTTTGCCTGGTTTGCTGAGGAAGGGTACAAGATGGGGTTCAAGAACGTGGCTTCGGGGCCGTTGGTGCGGTCTTCGTATCATGCGGATGAGCAGGCTAAGTTGGTCAAGGCTGAGTTGCTCGGGTCCTGA
- the mrdA gene encoding penicillin-binding protein 2 encodes MPQPIRIKDHEKDARLVRGRVVFGAITVVVLIGVLIARLYFLQVIQYEYHSTLSENNRVHVQPIPPTRGLIFDRNGVVVADNRPSFSLSMTRERSGDWQQVLDVIVEVLQLTPDDRAIFEKRMRQGRRPFEPVPILFELTEEQIALIAVNQFRLPGVEVVAQLVRHYPQGPHFAHSVGYMGRINEKELKTLDPVNYSGTHHIGKTGIERFYEPELHGQVGYEEVETNARGRVLRVLKRTDPIPGKDIVLSLDIKLQEAAEAALGGRRGAVVALDPNTGEVLAMVSQPSFDPNLFVTGISFKAYAELRDSIDRPLFNRVLRGLYPPGSTIKPAVAIAGLDAGVVTASTRVYDPGYYQLPNYDHKYRNWNRTGDGYVDLETAIMRSNDTYFYDLAHKLGIDRLSSYMNKFGLGQKVSLDMFEESPGLMPSREWKRATRRQAWFPGETLILGIGQGYMQATPLQLAQATALVASKGKWYRPHLAKTIEGQKPVDPDPMPDIILRNPSDWQKVNIGMQQVMHGARGTARKAAIGAQYRIAGKSGTAQVVAIKQGEKYDRTKVQERHRDHALFVGFAPADDPKIVVAVMVENGESGSGVAAPVVRQIMDAWLLDEHGQLKPEYASPITAEATAREE; translated from the coding sequence ATGCCCCAGCCGATCCGTATCAAGGACCACGAAAAAGACGCCCGTCTGGTACGGGGCCGCGTCGTGTTCGGCGCTATTACGGTGGTGGTGCTGATCGGCGTGCTGATTGCGCGTTTGTATTTCCTCCAGGTGATCCAGTACGAGTACCACTCGACCCTATCGGAAAACAACCGGGTGCATGTGCAACCGATTCCGCCGACCCGCGGGCTGATCTTCGACCGCAATGGCGTGGTGGTGGCGGATAACCGGCCCAGCTTCAGCCTGAGCATGACCCGCGAGCGGTCCGGCGACTGGCAGCAGGTGCTCGACGTGATCGTCGAAGTGCTGCAACTGACGCCCGACGACCGGGCGATCTTCGAGAAGCGCATGCGCCAGGGGCGACGGCCGTTCGAGCCGGTGCCGATTTTGTTCGAGCTGACCGAAGAGCAGATCGCCCTGATCGCCGTGAACCAGTTCCGCCTGCCCGGCGTCGAGGTGGTGGCGCAGTTGGTGCGGCATTATCCCCAGGGGCCACACTTTGCCCACTCGGTCGGCTACATGGGACGGATCAACGAGAAAGAGCTCAAGACCCTCGATCCGGTCAATTACAGCGGCACCCACCATATCGGCAAGACCGGTATCGAGCGCTTCTACGAGCCCGAGCTGCATGGCCAGGTGGGTTACGAGGAAGTCGAGACCAACGCCCGCGGCCGCGTATTGCGGGTGCTCAAGCGCACCGATCCGATCCCTGGCAAGGACATCGTCCTGAGCCTGGACATCAAGCTGCAAGAGGCCGCCGAAGCAGCGCTGGGCGGGCGGCGTGGCGCGGTGGTGGCACTGGACCCGAACACCGGCGAGGTGCTGGCGATGGTCAGCCAGCCGAGTTTCGACCCGAACCTGTTCGTCACCGGCATCAGCTTCAAGGCCTACGCCGAGCTGCGCGATTCCATCGACCGACCGCTGTTCAACCGCGTGTTGCGCGGCCTCTATCCGCCGGGTTCGACCATCAAGCCGGCCGTGGCGATTGCCGGGCTGGATGCTGGCGTGGTCACCGCGTCGACCCGGGTCTACGACCCGGGTTATTACCAACTGCCGAACTACGACCACAAGTACCGCAACTGGAACCGCACCGGCGACGGTTATGTGGATCTGGAAACGGCGATCATGCGTTCCAACGACACCTACTTCTATGACCTGGCCCATAAGCTGGGGATCGATCGTCTGTCGTCCTACATGAACAAGTTTGGCCTTGGTCAGAAAGTTTCCCTGGACATGTTCGAAGAATCGCCCGGCCTGATGCCATCCCGTGAGTGGAAGCGGGCGACCCGGCGCCAGGCCTGGTTCCCCGGCGAAACCCTGATCCTGGGGATCGGCCAGGGCTACATGCAGGCAACGCCCTTGCAATTGGCCCAGGCCACGGCGCTGGTGGCGAGCAAGGGCAAGTGGTATCGCCCGCACCTGGCCAAGACCATCGAAGGCCAGAAGCCAGTGGACCCGGACCCGATGCCGGACATCATCCTGCGCAACCCGTCGGACTGGCAGAAGGTCAACATCGGCATGCAGCAGGTGATGCACGGCGCTCGCGGCACCGCCCGCAAGGCGGCCATCGGCGCGCAATACCGCATTGCCGGCAAGAGCGGTACGGCCCAGGTCGTCGCCATCAAGCAGGGCGAGAAGTACGACCGCACCAAGGTCCAGGAGCGCCACCGCGACCACGCCTTGTTCGTCGGCTTCGCGCCGGCCGACGACCCGAAGATCGTCGTGGCGGTGATGGTCGAGAACGGCGAGTCGGGGTCCGGCGTCGCCGCGCCGGTGGTGCGCCAGATCATGGACGCCTGGCTGCTGGATGAGCACGGCCAGCTCAAGCCCGAATACGCAAGCCCCATCACTGCGGAGGCTACGGCCCGTGAAGAATAA
- a CDS encoding septal ring lytic transglycosylase RlpA family protein gives MRALPTHLPLKAKPLKLVALAALSLLVVSCSTSRAPVQKNTTAVRATPGLDINRAHKDGAPWWDVDVSRIPDATPTLHTGPYKANPYTVLGKTYFPMADSKRYVASGTASWYGTKFHGQNTANGEVYDLYGMSAAHKTLPLPSYVRVTNLDNNKSVILRVNDRGPFYSDRIIDLSYAAAKKLGYAETGTARVKVEGIDPQEWWAQRGRPAPLMLNEPKVAQNAAPTVTASTGTVEQWTPPPQQHAAAVLPVQIDAKKNASATASGQFLQVGAFANPDAAELLRSKLSSMVSAPVFISSIVRNQQTLHRVRLGPIGSPGEVQQVQNSVRLANLGSPSLVTAE, from the coding sequence ATGCGGGCATTGCCTACCCATCTACCCCTGAAGGCTAAACCCCTCAAACTCGTGGCGTTGGCTGCGCTGTCGCTGCTGGTCGTCAGTTGTTCGACCAGCCGTGCGCCGGTCCAGAAAAACACCACCGCCGTGCGTGCGACGCCGGGCCTGGACATCAACCGGGCCCACAAGGACGGCGCGCCGTGGTGGGACGTGGATGTCTCGCGTATTCCCGACGCCACGCCGACCCTGCACACCGGCCCCTACAAGGCCAACCCGTACACGGTGCTGGGCAAGACCTATTTCCCGATGGCCGACTCCAAGCGCTACGTGGCCTCTGGCACGGCGTCCTGGTACGGCACCAAGTTCCATGGCCAGAACACCGCCAACGGCGAAGTGTATGACCTGTATGGCATGAGCGCGGCCCACAAGACCTTGCCGCTGCCCAGCTATGTGCGGGTGACCAACCTGGACAACAACAAGAGCGTGATCCTGCGGGTCAATGACCGTGGACCGTTCTATTCCGACCGCATCATCGACCTGTCGTATGCGGCGGCGAAAAAACTCGGTTACGCTGAAACGGGCACCGCCCGGGTCAAGGTCGAGGGCATCGACCCGCAGGAATGGTGGGCCCAACGTGGCCGTCCGGCGCCTTTGATGCTCAACGAGCCGAAAGTGGCGCAAAATGCCGCGCCCACCGTGACGGCGTCCACCGGCACGGTCGAGCAATGGACGCCACCGCCGCAGCAACACGCCGCGGCCGTGCTGCCGGTACAGATCGATGCAAAAAAAAACGCTTCTGCAACAGCGTCTGGCCAGTTTCTGCAAGTGGGCGCGTTCGCCAACCCGGACGCTGCCGAGCTGCTGAGGTCCAAACTCAGCTCGATGGTGAGCGCCCCGGTGTTCATCAGCTCGATCGTGCGCAACCAGCAGACACTGCATCGGGTGCGCCTGGGGCCGATCGGTTCTCCGGGTGAAGTCCAGCAGGTGCAGAACAGCGTGCGCCTGGCCAATCTCGGCTCGCCGAGCCTGGTCACCGCTGAGTGA